The Scomber japonicus isolate fScoJap1 chromosome 12, fScoJap1.pri, whole genome shotgun sequence sequence ccTCAGtcgggttgtagctgctgtagcAGTGGGCCATACTCATGTCgcattggctgtgagcaagtccatacaagttgtcatattttctagctctgggtgcaaaaaggatcgatttcAGGTATtgtttgacgggagacgttttgatactacttggtatcgatatATATCATATACGTAtaagtactgatacccagccctagtggttgtaaaacaataaaatattgaaatcaaTCCTAAAACATACAGCAAGCTTGTTGGGGTCTGATATGTGTTCTTGGTTGTGTGTTCCTCTTAAAAGATGAGCTGCAAGTGTGACCAACTGCAAGCATGAGAGGGAGGCCTGGCTAACACTAATGTAAAGGCCATTACAGTAGCCAAGTCAGGATGATTCATGTGTAGACAGAGATTATCAGGTGTGCACAAGCCTTTTCTCTAAACTGTACCAATAAGATGTGTAGAGTGTGTTTGGGCATCCTACAGTATTTCTCGTCTTTCTCACCAGGTAGGTATCTGGACTGGCGGAGGTAGTGCTGCTTGGCAGACAAGGCTGTGGAATCCGCTCTGTTCAGTCCTTTGTTGCTCGTTGGCTTTCCTCCCGTACAGCTCTTTGACTCTGGAGATCtagataaaaaacatttttattatatttctttcAAAACAcctgtaaaaataaacaaacacttgACGTGACGATGAGGAGCGCTAACCGACAGTTGGATGCATCGCTGTCCTTCAGAGAGCTGATGGTAGGTTTTTTGGAGATGGAAACTCCGGTGTCTACATCGTCGGTGTTGTCCCAGCTATCGATTGACTTGATGGACGTCTGTCCCCATCGTCGACGTCCAGTCCTTGCTCTGGTGACGCTGTTCTCTGCTCCTGTGGGAGTTCCTCGCGCCGGCTTTGAAATGAAGATACGAGGAATAGAAAAATGTTAAAACCCAAAAAGAAGATCACACTTTGATTTGCAGAATCTGAGCGGTACTTACAGTGGGCCAGCTCATCGGGGGCTTGTTCTTAACCAGGCTGAGGGGTTCTTGCTGGCCCTCTGTCTGCATGTGTGGCTCCTGGGGAATCTGGATCTGCTGAAGCGGCTGGGGGAGAGACTGGCTGCAGGTCTGTGACTCGGTCTTATAGAGAGACAGAGGCTTCAGTCCTGTGTTTGTCTCTGCCACCCTTACCTGGGCCTTGTGCTGCTCCGAGTACTTAAGAGGGGCACCAAGCGCCTGGCCGACATGGAAATATGGATACCGCAGTGCCTGAGGAAACAAACGGTACAAACCAAAGGAAACACATCCTCAATTACAGCTTTTTAGTTTATGTTAAAGCTCAAGCTCAAACCACTGATGCACATTTCTCACAAAGCTAAAGGCtgaaatttgaaatatttactgaAAACAGCGAGCAGCATTCTCAATTTTgtgcttcctgtctgtggacGTGCAGTGTGGAGTTTGGTTTTACAGTAAGTGTCAAGGTAAGCTGATTGATTCCCACTTGGACCTCTCGATAAAAATGGATCCACTTAAGGTGCTGAAAGGTTTTCGGAATAAAAGCATCCACCAAAGGACTCGTGTTACATTGCAAATGCCACCCCAATATAATTcacttctctttccttcttctgtaTCTATTCCAACCATTTTAAACTTGACGTATTTTAAATGTACCTGAGCAGCGCTTGGCCTTTTCTCCGGGTCCCACTGCAGCATGTCTTTCATCAGTGTGATCGCTTCGTTACTGGCGTTGGGGATCAAGGATCTGAGGCTGGTGGGGACACACTTTGGGAAACGGAAGTTCATTGAGGTCGCCAGGTTGTAACCTTCAGGCCAATCCATCTGAAACAACAAATGGATCATCTgttagtttgtgtgtctgcagtaaATCTTTGACAGTATCAAACAGTCAAAGCTTGTTGGtatcgaccaaaataaatcgataccaactAGTATCTAAACATCTCccgtcaaatgatacctgccatcgatcctttttgcaccaggaactagaaaatatgactatttctTTGGACTATTTGTTGGTTCGACTTTTTGTTACCACCTCCAGATCCGTGtcacaaacatttataaaaatagcTCCCAACAACAAAAGGAGACGTAATTCTAACgtgattttcatattttgacTATATTCAGCATCACAGAACAGCAGGTGACACCACGATTTGTCACAAAACACGATTCAACACCTGATCTGTTGACTCACCTTCTTCAGCGTTCCCAGCACCTGACAGATTTTGAAGATCTCGTCCACCTCGCTGTTGCCAGGGAACAGGGGTCTGATGGTGTAGAGCTCCGCCATGATGCATCCCACGGCCCAGATGTCGATGGGCGAACTGTAGGAGTTGGATTTGAGCAGAACCTCTGGGGCTCGGTACCTGTCGTAACATTAGTATGGAGTGATTTAACTCTTgtttaaatctatttttcctCTGGTATTTCATAactattttatgctctattAACAGAGTTTCCCAACAGAATGTCAGAATGACAGAGTGTCTACGTACTATCTGGTCATATACATGTAATTTTATTTGTGGCGCTCATATCATCAGAAAAATAATACTTAAAACATTCAGTGATTTCTTTTTGAGGAATAGTGTCATGGTTTCTCTAGATAACCAACAGACCTCACTGTGAAGAGTTTTCTGTTACTTTCTCTGAAAAAATATTCCAATTTTAAAACAATGGACATTTTGGGGAAAGAATTTTCaatgtaatttaatataacatttaattgAACCCAAAACTATCTGTATAGCTAGCTACCACCGAAAGtgagtgagaaaatatgtttcattaTATTTTGGGTAAATCTgtgaacatttaattaaatttgtACTTTTTGTTATACCAGAAGTTGCTCTCTCAAATCATCTGAGATTATATGAGATTTCATATCAACAGAAAGATTAACACTGAAGTTTTAAGTTGTAAATTAACTCTTAAATTAACAACAGATTCAGCTCTAATAATCTTATTATtccttcctctccatctcctgatTGATTATTGTGGCAGTATCAATTTAATTCActttaatctttttatataAGTGATATTACAGCAGTGTTACTGTGAGTCAAAACTTTGATTCAGGTCAGAAAACACATCACAGATCTATAGTATATCATCAGTTAGTTAtatatgttgatgttttatCTCACCCTTTCATATTATcctgtaaataaatcaatctCACCATCTTGTTGACACATAATCGGTGTAAGGTGGCTGAGAGCGGATTTCTCTAGCAAGTCCAAAATCAGCAATTTTAACGAGCTCGGGGCCCATACAGAGCAAGTTCTCTGGTTTCATATCACGATGAAAATaccctgaaaaaacaaacaaacaagaatgaTTCAAATAACACTCTGATTCTCATATTCGTCTaattttgcattattttatgAGACAAATTAGCTGCTACCACTATTACAGCCACAGATATACGTCAGCCACagatatacttttttttttagaaatttgaaatcagatttaaaacatctctgacaaaaaaagatgtttaacCCCACAAAGCACATCCAAGCCTTTAAGgtaatgtaaagaaaaagaggaagacaggaggagTTTCTTACCGTGCTTATGCACAAACGCTAAGCCAGACAATACTTGGAACATAATGTTTCTTATCTCATTCTCAGAAAACATCTTTTCTTCCCTGGCAGCAGCAAAGTGgtgaaagacaaaagaaagaaagaagggataaagaaaaaaaaaactatacaaACAATCATGccgttttaaaatgaaaatgacaccaacaccaacaagcaataaaaaaagtgtcgatttctttctttttttcctgaaaagaaaaactttgCTCAGTTAGAATTTGATATCGCTCTCACCTCCTCTTCTAACTGTGGCACAAAAGAAATGAGTCATTGTTGGTTAGAAAGGAGAAAATCCTTTGATCTTATCAACCGTCCTGCATTCATATCTTTTTCAGATTTAGTCACGTTGTTTAGTGTTTTTTCAGTTTGCCCAATTTTGAACTATTTATATAAACCAAAACCATGCAGACCGCTTGATAACACAGCGTTttatgagagagaaaagacagcagagtctgcttttcttctgtttgtatTGAGAAATCTTTACTGAAGTCACCTACCATGTTTATGAATAAAGGACAGTCCCTGTAATATCTGATATGTCATGTTTCTGACGACTGACTCAGGAAACAACTTGTTTCTGCAAAGACCAAGACCGACACATGATGACTCAAGCCGTCTCCAAATAATTCCCACATTCCCAACGGCAATTCAAAAAACACACTTCAGGATTTTTTACCATAAAAATAACTCTCAGTATAGATTTGTACCTTTCTTTCATGAGCTGATAGAGGTTTTCTTTCATGTACTCGAAGACAAAGTAGAGGTGGTCGTTTTCTCTGATGACTTCTTTCAGTTTCACCACATTGGCATGGTTCAACTTCTTCAGTGACTTTATTTaggaaagacaaacacaagtGAGTGATTAGAAACTCAGTAAAGTATCTCAAATTCTCACAGATAGTGTCTGAAATTCTCTTTCACACTCATCTCCCAAAGGCTGCTGTACAGAAACAGAACCATTTAATCTGCCAAAATGATTTCTCACACAACtgattgtctgtttttttatacaCAGGCTCAGATAGTGTTAGTTTAAAACTCATTTATGAAACATATAGAGATTATAATACACTGTGTGTGCAACAGAACACAGCATTTATCACACTTTTAAACATCAATTATAACTTAAAAACAAATCTCTATGAgcaaatagataaataataagtaaCTAAATATCATTTTATGCCCTAAACGCTTTACTGGACTCGTCATTGGACTAAATTgtaatgcaataaaaataagtcaaagGTTACTGATCAGGTATGCCAATTATTGGTTATACTTATTACACGTATTgattaaaatatactgtatattatactGGTTATGCTGTGAAATTGTGATATTTTCTTTCATGATTCTCACCTTCACCTCTCGCAGATTCAAGCACTCCTCCCAAGAATAAAACTTTCTCTTCATcctgttaaaaaaagattttcatgattatgattatgtCTAATCTGACAGTTGTAAAGCAAGGCAAGGTAACTTTctttatttatcacatttcaCACCCAGGGAtattcaaagtgcttcatatCATTTCAGCAATGCAATGATAAAATAACGACACCAATGTATAAAACATGTTACACTgaacatatattaaaaacatacatataaaagCATCAcgtgacattaaaacattgttctgACTGTGCTAAAAGTCCGGGTTAGTGCTCAGTCAAAGATGTAGTAAACTAAAATCTTTGCATATTGGCATCCACCCATagcggcaaaaaaaaaaaaaaaaaaaaaaaaaaaaacttaggTAACACCCAGAAGTCATGTAATCACTAAAGACCGGTACTTTAAAGATattatttggcattttttccctttttggaTGGTAAGATAGAAAATGGAGAAAGAGACATCAAAGACAGGAGTGCTGCAGTTACATGATGCTCCAGGACACCAAAGACAACCACAACTGTGTTTTAATAGCAGTTCTGTATTTACTTTAAATCTGTCCttatatacttattttatatataatacacacCTGTTGGGAACCACTTCATGAACTATATATTATTAAAGAGATATTATACTATTGTACATTGTTTTAATGGGGATTACGGGTCACACACTGAACTTGATATATAGTAAAAAATATCATCCAAGACATTATCGCTTcactgtattttaaatattactaCACTGTGTTATACTTGTAAACCTCTTTTAACCTTTCTCAGCATTTCTCAATACTCAATGACTACCCAATACTCACTATGTGGGGTACTTTCACTCCTTTCACTGTCATCAGTAGGATCAGCTTACACTATAACCTTACATTTACAAACAGTGCCTGCTTGAGCCTCTGGaaacattcattattcattccaaGCCAAAGACAATGACTCTTTTCTAAGCAGCTCATCCTTTGATATATGTCCAAATAAGTATATGTgtcaaaaaaccaaaacaaaagttcataagatgaagatgatcaaattaatttcattagctcatttttaatttgtaatcTATTCTAGTTGTGTACTGAGCCATGTGAGACTGAAGCACCTTGTAGCAGTCACTGAGGGTTTAATCAGCTTATCCCCTCgagacaaaacaacacagtgtgtcccgggtgtgttttcatgtttgcgGAGGCAGACTCTGGAGTCACTCTCACCTTTTTATAGCTACCAGCTCCCCAGTCTCATTGCTCTTGCCCAGGGTCACGCTGCCGTAGGTGCCATCGCCCAGCTGTTTCAACGTGGTGTAGCGGTTCATCGTCCACAGCggtcccttcctctccttcagcGAGGAGCCTTGACATTCCCACACAGTCCGACAGTCGGTCATTGTAAGCATGGAAACATCCCTTCACAGATCAACAACTCTGTGCTGCTCTATCCTGCTGATACTCACTGGCTTTTAATCtagaaacacagaaataaaacatgagcttTCATCCTTTTACCTTTCTCTCTGCAGGCTGCTGCTACCGCTGCTGATGTTTACACGGTGAGGCTGAGTGGGAAAGTGACGCGGTCTCGATCCTGCCTGTTGCTGCTTGTGTCTCACCTATCCCTTAAGCTAAGTCTGTGCTGCAGACGGAGGAATCCCCTGTGAGAGGAAGTGGATTAAGTTGGCGTGTGATTAAGAAAGTGTGCCAGGACTTGGCCTCACAGTAGGAGGTCATTTTCAAGTTCacaccatttaaaaataagatcCATGCTGGCTCATTTGTGTTTGATAAAGCGTAATGTGTAGTGTGATCTTTAACACCAAGAATATACTCATGAATCTGATACTGAGATAAAAGGCTTCATGTGCCTTTTTCTAACACTGATTGTATAAAAGTGAATCAGTGGTCTTTAGAGGTGGGTTTGAATCCAGTTTGTTACCTCCAgtgtatttataaatgacaaGACTCAAATGTGGAGTCAAATTTGTGCAAGTGTAGACTAGTTAGTCAGGATGGCTCCACTTTCTGATGACCGCTCTCTGATAAGGCGCCATTAGAAAGTGTCTAAAAGTTGAATTAATTGTTAATGGTTGATGAAATAATTTACTAACACTTTACAGGTCAATTTTTAGATGTGAAGAACTTTTTGGCTGCCAGTTTGTGAATATTTTTGTGAGCTGGTGATTCTTTGATAGAGGTAATAATAAGGCATCAGATCTGCATCTGTAAATGCTGAAAAGTCATTAATAAAGAATCATGTATGTAGCTCTCTAGTAAACCATCACATTTCCAGTTAGAAATGTTAACATCTTTAAGCAATGAGTCACACACTTCTCACTCTGTGCAAGTTTAAAGTTAGCAAGTATtctgcaataaaaaaatgagctatactgttattttatgtttctaCTAGTCATCTAAGTCTGaaattgtaaatgttaatgagtTGGCAATCCATTTATTTGGTCCACATGTTCTGGAGCTCCTATCCAGAAGGTCAAATAGTCAATTAAAGGTGTCTTTATGGTATTGGATATTGTTGGACAGCCTCAAACCCTATTTGTTAACAttgctttatttatatttttagacacaaagagggagttTGATGCtttaaaagactgtaaatgtgccaGATATACACTTGacatgactaactcagactgtttCGAGCCTTCTTAAAGCTCAGATAGACATTTAAATGCATTCTTGCTCAAAATgatggaaacactgtggattttagcctctcatcacttacactgaaagtaCATGTGAAGGAGATCGTTTAATATCCAGTATGATTAGCTTTAATGAGTAAAAACAGGAGCTAGAGAGCAAAATAAGCTAACGATACTGTTATAATTCATAGTACGACAAAGCAGACattttaatctatattttttgcagtgtcTTACGTAACATAAGTAACACTTAGTCATGTATACCCACCACAGAAGGCATATCCGTGAGGTGGAGGTGTCGACACACTGATGCTCGCTGAGGAAAGATCCTGTCCGTCTGCTCCGTTGGTTGGCCAATAATTTTCCTAGGATGGCAAAGTCATAACCCGCCCCACTccgcctctgattggctagtactcgTTGGCCGAGTTGGTTGGGTGAGTATGATTGGTTAGTGTTAGGGCAAGAACGTCAGTCTAACCATAGACTGGTCTAAaccagagtagggcgggtcatgCCTTTGCCGTCCTAGGAACAAAAAAGAGGGCGGCTTCCTGTCTCCTAGGCAACGCATAGGCCAGATTAaatgacataataataatgcacTGTGATAgaccatatattaaatgcagtaaattcaataaaatatattatataattaattaaaatcatatcatcttgttttaaaatgattacataatatataataggaaaataatacatacacatacattaattataatgaaataataatccaGAAGAGCTGAAAGCATTGTGTGTGGCAGGTATGGAATAATAGAAGaactcaaataaaagtaaatactATTTTCGGTTGGAAAAATGTTCTCATAAATAAAGTCCACTTAGTGGTGGATCTGGAGCTCTCAGTCCTACCACATGATCCTCAGCAGATAAAGTTTTCCATGTATTTAGATATACAATAGTTTTCCATTTTGGACTGAAAGTTGATTATAACTGTCACTGACAAAACAATCTGACCATAGCACACATTTGTTTACAAGGTCAAGAGTAAACTTTCCATCTTAACTTTAAAATTACAGAAAAGGAGATGAGTAAGAAGTCCTTAGGGTGCTACTTTTCCATGACAACTATGCAAACATCatttgctttttaatttttttttttttatatatatacagtgtagaggggaaaaaagagtaGAGAGTGAACCTGTTAGGAGAGgtcttgaaaaatgtatttggcaCTATAAACCTtccatacacacatttaataaagaGTATCCACAATGTGAGCACTATATAAACCAAAATATAGAAGGTGTGTGAAGTTTAATAAAGAGATCAGAGTGTCCAGAAATTAAGGACAAAGGAAACAgcagtttatatattttaaaaaaaaactttttagtTGTGCATAGTGTTGCTATTGAGAAATTTAGCTGAGATATTACATGTAGGACACATTGCCTCATCCACCAGCTGACTGTCAAAGATCTGTGAGGCTACATGTGTTTTACAAATGCGCCATCTAATGGTtcattttcagcacagcatCCAATTGGGGGTGCTGGCCCTCATTATTCAGGTAATCccctttacaaaaaaaaattgttttaaatccAGAAGCAattataaatgtgataataaatgtgatttatttacagGAATACTTGAACTACACTTGACGGAAAAGCCAAACTGCCATGTAGCACAAAAGTACAAGTTATTTAATTTAGATAGTTTTGAAGACGCTTGCCTCGTGTTTAAGGTCTTACATGGGCTTGTACCTCCCCAAATGAACCAGGTCACAATGCAGAAGGATGGTAGCAGTGGGGCAACAAGGGCAACTAGCAGAGGAGTCAGTGCTGTACAATACAGAGGTAGCAAGTTTTGGTCAAAAGTCTTCTCATTCAGAGCCACCCACTACTGGAATAGTCTATTGAATTAAGAGAGAGCACTAATTGCCTAACCTTTTAATCATAAActtatacataaaaacataaacttGCAATCATGAGTCTCTATAGCACCGCCTTTACACACTCTCATTGGTTTTATAGTCTATATATCTCTTTTGTATTGGCAATATTAGATAATTAATAGGTAATAAACCATCAATGGAATATAAATGAAAAGTCTGGCATTTAAACTTATGTGAATTAATGCGCACTGTCCCTGGaaaatgactaataataattactaaatatacTTTGTGGCTCAGAATGGCTCCATTATAGTCAGCAAATTGATAAATAATACTTCAGAACAAATCACCTTGATGAATATAACTAATCAAAAGACTGACCAATGTGAGGCTTAAACAGGGCACATATCAGCATGTACACTCACAGCCTCTTCATCATGTACAGCTGTGCAATCTagttcaatccaatacaacaggtCTGCCTTAAattctgcattaaaaaaaaaacgtttaatcattgtcagtttttgttaacattgtcaaaaaagtgattattctgctttatgtttattattgacgTCGTACTAAGTGATAGTGGTGTACTGAgctgcattatattgactggtgttcctaatattttgtcctgCATGTtgtcatgtatgttaatggagagGACAAAATATAAAGAGCACCATTCAGCATAAGGCATCCTAATTCACCACCACCATTACCCACTATGagctcaataataaacataaagcagaaatatcacttttttggataatgttaacaaaaactgaaacagCATAAACTtcataattgtataatttatatCAGAAATGTGTTAGATTGAATtaaattgcacaggtgtacctaaagAGGCTGGTTAGTGTATGTCACAAAGTAATGCTTAAATGATTATAATCTGATTAAAATAGTTAAAACAACATGTTAGAAGTTTTAATCTTATTATCATATTTCACAATACTCTTGTGGGTAgcgtttaatgttttttaaagaaatattactgtagccaaaaaaaacaaccccccaCACACAAGAGACGCCATGTGTGATTTCTCTGATAATAAAGAGCAGGTTCTCTATCTACAGTGCAGTAAGTGTCCTCAGACATGCAGGCATGAAATGTGAGGAATGAGAATCATGACCAGCATTCTCGAAATGGCCATACTGTAGTAACATGACGTGCCGTGCATTGCACCTAACAACTGTGCAGTCAAATTGTTGCCTGTCTGCGCAGCGGATATCCGCGTTTTTCTCCAAGGTTGTGCTTTTGGTTACTTACGGTAAGGTGGACCCGCAGTGTCCACTAAAGGATCAGGTGATCCACTAACTACGAAGCGAAGGCTGACTGGGGAAAATGCAAAATGACATATAGCAAATGTCGGAGCATAATTCATTCACATTTTCGGCTCGATTTCGGACTTAAATCGCACCGCTGGAGCTCCAATGTAACGATGGCACGTTAGGACTGGTGGCGTGACtgcgattttttttttgatattttaatttatgATAAATCACATTCACAGACAAATATTGGTTTCAACATGGGGCTGTGCTACAGTTTGCGTCCCCGGCTCTTCGGGGACCTGAGCGGCTCTATCTCCAACGCTACCTCGGACTCGGACCAGCCTCCGGACGCGACCCGCGCCGGGGGAGCGCGCCAGGAGGACACCGGGGGATGCGGGGAGACTTCGGCGCTACGCGGCGGCGACGGCGGCCCGGTGCGCCCCGGGGACCCTGCCAGGCTCCCGGCCGGGGAGCACCGCCGTGGAGACACCGGCACAGACGGTGTACTCATACAAAACGGAGGTggcggtggaggaggaggtggaggaggaggtggtggtggtaaGGGGACAGGGAAGGACCGCGGCCGACGCTTGCAGCTGCTTCAAAAGACTAGCACCCAAAAGCAGAAAAACTGGGACAAATTGctggtggaggagaaggaggcccAGAAGGAGGCGAAGAAAATCAGTAAGAAAATTGACATTGAGCTGAGGGAGCTCAAACGGGAGTATAAACAGACGCatcggctgctgctgctcggtAAGTTGTGTccctctgtgttgttgttggactaggaaggtgttttattatTAGAAACCAAAAACGTCCT is a genomic window containing:
- the LOC128369685 gene encoding serine/threonine-protein kinase MAK-like — its product is MNRYTTLKQLGDGTYGSVTLGKSNETGELVAIKRMKRKFYSWEECLNLREVKSLKKLNHANVVKLKEVIRENDHLYFVFEYMKENLYQLMKERNKLFPESVVRNMTYQILQGLSFIHKHGYFHRDMKPENLLCMGPELVKIADFGLAREIRSQPPYTDYVSTRWYRAPEVLLKSNSYSSPIDIWAVGCIMAELYTIRPLFPGNSEVDEIFKICQVLGTLKKMDWPEGYNLATSMNFRFPKCVPTSLRSLIPNASNEAITLMKDMLQWDPEKRPSAAQALRYPYFHVGQALGAPLKYSEQHKAQVRVAETNTGLKPLSLYKTESQTCSQSLPQPLQQIQIPQEPHMQTEGQQEPLSLVKNKPPMSWPTPARGTPTGAENSVTRARTGRRRWGQTSIKSIDSWDNTDDVDTGVSISKKPTISSLKDSDASNCRSPESKSCTGGKPTSNKGLNRADSTALSAKQHYLRQSRYLPGEKDEKYCRMPKHTLHILLA